The Winslowiella toletana region CGCACGCCAAAAAAAATTATTATTGTTGCCATCGTGGCAGTTGTTGCCGCCGGTGCGCTCTGGTGGTGGCACCATAACAGCACCCCGTCATCGCCGGGCGCTGTAGAATCTCAGCAGCAGCGCGGCAAAGGCGGTGCACGCCGTGGAATGCCTGCGGCTCCAGTACAGGCCGCTACTGCCGTCACGCAGAGCGTACCGCAATATCTTACCGGTTTAGGTACGGTGAACGCTGCCAGCACCGTAACGCTGCGCAGCCGCGTCGACGGTGAGCTGATGGCGCTGCACTTTACCGAAGGTCAACAGGTGGCAGCGGGTCAGCTGCTGGCAGAAATCGATCCGCGCCCGTATCAGGTGGCGCTGACCCAGGCGCAAGGGCAACTGGCAAAAGACCAGGCGACGCTGGCAAATGCACGGCGCGACCTGGCGCGTTATGAAAAGCTGGCAAAAACCGGACTGGTATCGCAGCAGGAGCTGGATACTCAGCGCTCGCTGGTCAGTGAAACACTGGGCAGTATCAAAGCCGATGAAGGCAGTGTCGCCAGCGCCCAGCTCAATCTGACCTACAGCCGGATTACCTCACCGATTGCCGGACGCGTCGGCCTGAAACAGGTCGATATCGGCAACTATATTACCAGTGGCGATACCAACGGCATCGTGGTGATCACCCAAACCCACCCGGTAGATGTGGTGTTCAGCCTGCCAGAAAATAATATTGCGATGATTTTACCGGCGCAAAAAAGCGGCGATTCACTGCTGACCGAAGCCTGGGATCGCAGTAACAAAACTCACCTCACCGACGGCAAGCTGCTGAGTCTGGATAATCAGATCGACAGTACTACCGGTACAATTAAGCTGAAGGCGCGCTTTGCTAATGAAGACGACAAACTGTTTCCTAATCAGTTTGTTAACGTGCGCCTGAAGGTCAACACGCTGGATGATGCCATCGTCATCCCGGCCGCCGCGCTACAAATGGGCAGTGAAGGCCACTTTGTCTGGGTGGTGAACAGCGAGAATAAAGTCAGTAAAAAGGGCGTCAGCGTCGGGATTCAGGACAGTGAAAAAGTGGTGATTAAAGCTGGCCTGGACAGCGGCGAGCGGGTGGTTACCGACGGGCTGGACCGCCTGACGGAAGGAGCCACGGTTGAAGTGGTGGCGGCACAAAACACCCCACTGTCATCCGATAAAACCACTCAACGCGCGAAGGGAGAGCGTTCCTGATGCAGGTCATGCCTCCTGAGTCTGGCGGCGGGCCATCACGTCAGTTTATTCTGCGCCCGGTTGCTACCACCCTGCTGATGGTCGCTATTCTGCTGGCAGGGATTATCGGTTATCGCGCCCTGTCGGTCTCGGCACTGCCGGAAGTTGACTATCCGACCATTCAGGTCGTGACGCTGTATCCCGGCGCCAGTCCGGACGTGGTCACCTCGGCAATTACCGCCCCGCTGGAGCGTCAGTTTGGTCAGATGTCCGGGCTGAAGCAGATGTCATCGCAAAGTTCCGGCGGCGCTTCCGTGGTCACTTTACAGTTCCAGCTAAGCCTGCCGCTCGACGTCGCCGAGCAGGAAGTGCAGGCGGCGATTAACTCAGCCACTAATCTGCTGCCCTCCGATCTGCCCAATCCACCGGTATACAGCAAAGTAAATCCGGCCGATCCGCCGATTATGACGCTGGCGGTGACCAGCACCAGCATGCCAATGACTCAGGTGCAGGACATGGTGGAAACCCGGGTGGCGCAGAAAATCTCGCAGGTTTCCGGCGTCGGTCTGGTTACGCTCTCCGGCGGCCAGCGCCCGGCAGTGCGGGTGAAAATGAACGCTCAGGCGATTGGCGCGTTGGGGCTGGACAGTGAAACT contains the following coding sequences:
- a CDS encoding MdtA/MuxA family multidrug efflux RND transporter periplasmic adaptor subunit, with the translated sequence MNAARRTPKKIIIVAIVAVVAAGALWWWHHNSTPSSPGAVESQQQRGKGGARRGMPAAPVQAATAVTQSVPQYLTGLGTVNAASTVTLRSRVDGELMALHFTEGQQVAAGQLLAEIDPRPYQVALTQAQGQLAKDQATLANARRDLARYEKLAKTGLVSQQELDTQRSLVSETLGSIKADEGSVASAQLNLTYSRITSPIAGRVGLKQVDIGNYITSGDTNGIVVITQTHPVDVVFSLPENNIAMILPAQKSGDSLLTEAWDRSNKTHLTDGKLLSLDNQIDSTTGTIKLKARFANEDDKLFPNQFVNVRLKVNTLDDAIVIPAAALQMGSEGHFVWVVNSENKVSKKGVSVGIQDSEKVVIKAGLDSGERVVTDGLDRLTEGATVEVVAAQNTPLSSDKTTQRAKGERS